A stretch of the Panicum virgatum strain AP13 chromosome 9N, P.virgatum_v5, whole genome shotgun sequence genome encodes the following:
- the LOC120688075 gene encoding uncharacterized protein LOC120688075 isoform X2 yields MDCQDGAGEDRSKVNDLSERILQLTGHGCHEEEEILQADLLEKLNRCKRDTLIELCRSFNVIGSRANRKEELVSFLMEFVKDHCSGIDGAYSDKKIKKRRRTKEEESLSSGKPSKKNKQDGQEDAFGKNDVEDRAKYSDCDLMDNRYIYADNKKGKFPKEQTNLEPSERINGCVSEHFDGVSHGEMRNPTYEQAMITTPSKKLVTVADGDSTDVKDFKNKSSITKKKGTPKEDRKVKPCGKQESKGDTKPRKQAMKPSKDELREAVFLILDTADFATMTFGDVVKEVDKYFGKDLFERKPLIRSLIEEELFRLTEEAEKKELEEEELAEAKARAEQAAKEMAQVQTVESGIEKQNLFQAGPDGETKDSSKNTNDSTNDKGVNGGASVDFAVKRNSSDAAEGLQDHKTDADTQNENVHDELTKDGKGEMVAPIANGDSAVQDSSPSNCEDETMKNSNVQILEGSKDGKVEGASNGENDDTEDTRNEAARSGNVGSNADAASGCEAEESNNRGNDEHAEHTEDGKAQEAHNTENNINVEIHGDKDGKAKEGDINAEQSQADAGSNGKAEDDEHNANTKGDVDSGKNGAAEKGKTDDDVKGSSDGDS; encoded by the exons atggactGCCaagacggcgccggcgaggatcGATCCAAG GTAAATGACTTGAGCGAGCGAATTCTCCAACTCACTGGGCATGGTTGTCATGAAGAAGAG GAAATATTACAAGCAGATCTACTGGAGAAGCTCAACAGATGTAAAAGGGATACACTAATCGAACTATGCCGTTCATTTAATGTCATTGGCTCACGAGCTAATAGGAAG GAGGAACTGGTGTCATTTCTGATGGAATTCGTGAAGGACCACTGTTCCGGCATCGATGGCGCATACTCTGATAAG AAAATCAAGAAAAGAAGGCGTacgaaagaagaagaaagtttgTCTAGTGGTAAACCATCAAAG AAAAATAAACAAGATGGTCAAGAAGATGCTTTTGGGAAGAATGATGTGGAGGATAGAGCAAAATATTCTGACTGTGACTTGATGGATAACAGATACATATATGCTGATAATAAGAAAGGAAAATTCCCCAAGGAACAAACCAACCTTGAGCCTTCGGAGAGGATAAATGGCTGTGTATCGGAACATTTTGATGGAGTGTCTCACGGTGAAATGCGAAATCCTACATATGAACAAGCAATGATTACCACGCCATCCAAAAAGTTAGTAACAGTTGCTGATGGGGATAGTACTGATGTGAAGGATTTTAAAAATAAGTCTTCTATTACCAAGAAAAAAGGAACTCCTAAGGAAGATCGCAAAGTCAAACCTTGTG GTAAACAGGAGTCTAAAGGAGACACAAAACCACGAAAACAGGCAATGAAACCAAGTAAGGACGAGCTGAGAGAAGCTGTCTTTCTTATCTTGGATACCGCAGACTTTGCCACG ATGACCTTTGGAGATGTTGTAAAAGAAGTTG ACAAATACTTTGGGAAGGATCTGTTTGAGAGAAAGCCACTAATAAGGTCCCTTATAGAAGAGGAGCTCTTTAGGCTAACGGAGGAGGCAGAGAAGAAGGAATTGGAAGAGGAGGAACTAGCAGAAGCAAAGGCTAGAGCTGAGCAAGCTGCCAAGGAAATGGCACAGGTTCAAACAGTTGAATCAGGTATTGAGAAGCAAAATTTATTTCAAGCCGGTCCAGATGGTGAAACTAAAGACAGTTCAAAGAACACAAATGACAGTACTAATGATAAAGGGGTCAATGGTGGGGCTTCTGTGGATTTTGCTGTTAAGAGAAACAGCAGTGATGCTGCTGAAGGTTTACAAGACCACAAAACCGATGCTGATACACAGAATGAAAACGTCCATGATGAATTAACGAAGGATGGCAAGGGTGAAATGGTTGCACCCATAGCAAATGGTGATAGTGCCGTGCAAGATTCAAGCCCAAGCAATTGCGAAGATGAGACCATGAAGAACAGCAATGTTCAAATCCTAGAAGGTTCTAAAGATGGAAAAGTGGAAGGGGCTAGTAATGGAGAAAATGATGACACTGAAGATACTAGAAATGAAGCAGCAAGGAGTGGGAATGTTGGCAGCAATGCAGATGCTGCCAGTGGTTGTGAAGCTGAAGAGTCTAACAATCGTGGAAATGATGAACATGCAGAACACACAGAAGATGGCAAAGCTCAGGAAGCTCACAACACTGAGAACAACATAAATGTAGAGATCCATGGTGATAAAGATGGCAAAGCAAAAGAGGGAGATATAAATGCAGAACAAAGTCAAGCAGATGCTGGCAGCAATGGTAAAGCTGAAGATGATGAGCACAATGCAAACACCAAAGGTGACGTCGATTCTGGAAAGAATGGTGCTGCTGAGAAGGGAAAGACTGATGATGATGTGAAAGGCAGCAGCGACGGCGACAGCTGA
- the LOC120688075 gene encoding uncharacterized protein LOC120688075 isoform X1, producing MDCQDGAGEDRSKVASETKLIKQPTWVFVEKESVNDLSERILQLTGHGCHEEEEILQADLLEKLNRCKRDTLIELCRSFNVIGSRANRKEELVSFLMEFVKDHCSGIDGAYSDKKIKKRRRTKEEESLSSGKPSKKNKQDGQEDAFGKNDVEDRAKYSDCDLMDNRYIYADNKKGKFPKEQTNLEPSERINGCVSEHFDGVSHGEMRNPTYEQAMITTPSKKLVTVADGDSTDVKDFKNKSSITKKKGTPKEDRKVKPCGKQESKGDTKPRKQAMKPSKDELREAVFLILDTADFATMTFGDVVKEVDKYFGKDLFERKPLIRSLIEEELFRLTEEAEKKELEEEELAEAKARAEQAAKEMAQVQTVESGIEKQNLFQAGPDGETKDSSKNTNDSTNDKGVNGGASVDFAVKRNSSDAAEGLQDHKTDADTQNENVHDELTKDGKGEMVAPIANGDSAVQDSSPSNCEDETMKNSNVQILEGSKDGKVEGASNGENDDTEDTRNEAARSGNVGSNADAASGCEAEESNNRGNDEHAEHTEDGKAQEAHNTENNINVEIHGDKDGKAKEGDINAEQSQADAGSNGKAEDDEHNANTKGDVDSGKNGAAEKGKTDDDVKGSSDGDS from the exons atggactGCCaagacggcgccggcgaggatcGATCCAAG GTGGCTTCAGAAACTAAGTTGATTAAGCAGCCTACTTGGGTCTTCGTTGAGAAAGAATCG GTAAATGACTTGAGCGAGCGAATTCTCCAACTCACTGGGCATGGTTGTCATGAAGAAGAG GAAATATTACAAGCAGATCTACTGGAGAAGCTCAACAGATGTAAAAGGGATACACTAATCGAACTATGCCGTTCATTTAATGTCATTGGCTCACGAGCTAATAGGAAG GAGGAACTGGTGTCATTTCTGATGGAATTCGTGAAGGACCACTGTTCCGGCATCGATGGCGCATACTCTGATAAG AAAATCAAGAAAAGAAGGCGTacgaaagaagaagaaagtttgTCTAGTGGTAAACCATCAAAG AAAAATAAACAAGATGGTCAAGAAGATGCTTTTGGGAAGAATGATGTGGAGGATAGAGCAAAATATTCTGACTGTGACTTGATGGATAACAGATACATATATGCTGATAATAAGAAAGGAAAATTCCCCAAGGAACAAACCAACCTTGAGCCTTCGGAGAGGATAAATGGCTGTGTATCGGAACATTTTGATGGAGTGTCTCACGGTGAAATGCGAAATCCTACATATGAACAAGCAATGATTACCACGCCATCCAAAAAGTTAGTAACAGTTGCTGATGGGGATAGTACTGATGTGAAGGATTTTAAAAATAAGTCTTCTATTACCAAGAAAAAAGGAACTCCTAAGGAAGATCGCAAAGTCAAACCTTGTG GTAAACAGGAGTCTAAAGGAGACACAAAACCACGAAAACAGGCAATGAAACCAAGTAAGGACGAGCTGAGAGAAGCTGTCTTTCTTATCTTGGATACCGCAGACTTTGCCACG ATGACCTTTGGAGATGTTGTAAAAGAAGTTG ACAAATACTTTGGGAAGGATCTGTTTGAGAGAAAGCCACTAATAAGGTCCCTTATAGAAGAGGAGCTCTTTAGGCTAACGGAGGAGGCAGAGAAGAAGGAATTGGAAGAGGAGGAACTAGCAGAAGCAAAGGCTAGAGCTGAGCAAGCTGCCAAGGAAATGGCACAGGTTCAAACAGTTGAATCAGGTATTGAGAAGCAAAATTTATTTCAAGCCGGTCCAGATGGTGAAACTAAAGACAGTTCAAAGAACACAAATGACAGTACTAATGATAAAGGGGTCAATGGTGGGGCTTCTGTGGATTTTGCTGTTAAGAGAAACAGCAGTGATGCTGCTGAAGGTTTACAAGACCACAAAACCGATGCTGATACACAGAATGAAAACGTCCATGATGAATTAACGAAGGATGGCAAGGGTGAAATGGTTGCACCCATAGCAAATGGTGATAGTGCCGTGCAAGATTCAAGCCCAAGCAATTGCGAAGATGAGACCATGAAGAACAGCAATGTTCAAATCCTAGAAGGTTCTAAAGATGGAAAAGTGGAAGGGGCTAGTAATGGAGAAAATGATGACACTGAAGATACTAGAAATGAAGCAGCAAGGAGTGGGAATGTTGGCAGCAATGCAGATGCTGCCAGTGGTTGTGAAGCTGAAGAGTCTAACAATCGTGGAAATGATGAACATGCAGAACACACAGAAGATGGCAAAGCTCAGGAAGCTCACAACACTGAGAACAACATAAATGTAGAGATCCATGGTGATAAAGATGGCAAAGCAAAAGAGGGAGATATAAATGCAGAACAAAGTCAAGCAGATGCTGGCAGCAATGGTAAAGCTGAAGATGATGAGCACAATGCAAACACCAAAGGTGACGTCGATTCTGGAAAGAATGGTGCTGCTGAGAAGGGAAAGACTGATGATGATGTGAAAGGCAGCAGCGACGGCGACAGCTGA
- the LOC120688076 gene encoding nuclear transcription factor Y subunit B-8-like has translation MPDSDNDSGGPSNAGGELSSPREQDRFLPIANVSRIMKKALPANAKISKDAKETVQECVSEFISFITGEASDKCQREKRKTINGDDLLWAMTTLGFEDYVEPLKHYLHKFREIEGERAAASSGASGSAAAQQQGDVARGATNAGGYAGYSAGGMMMMGQPMYGSPQQQHQQHHMAMGGRGGYGHQGGGGSSSSSGLGRQDRA, from the coding sequence ATGCCGGACTCGGACAACGACTCCGGCGGCCCGAgcaacgccggcggcgagctgtcGTCGCCGCGGGAGCAGGACAGGTTCCTCCCCATCGCGAACGTGAGCCGGATCATGAAGAAGGCGCTCCCGGCGAACGCCAAGATCAGCAAGGACGCCAAGGAGACGGTGCAGGAGTGCGTCTCCgagttcatctccttcatcacCGGCGAGGCCTCCGACAAGTGCCAGCGCGAGAAGCGCAAGACCATCAACGGCGACGACCTGCTCTGGGCCATGACCACGCTCGGCTTCGAGGACTACGTCGAGCCGCTCAAGCACTACCTCCACAAGTTCCGCGAGATCGAGGGCGAGAGGGCGGCCGCCTCCTCGGGCGCCtcgggctccgccgccgcgcagcagcAGGGCGACGTGGCGAGGGGCGCCACCAATGCCGGCGGGTACGCCGGGTACAGCGCCGGCGGCATGATGATGATGGGGCAGCCGATGTACggctcgccgcagcagcagcaccaacaGCATCACATGGCAATGGGAGGCAGAGGCGGTTACGGCCAtcaaggaggcggcggctcgtcgtcgtcgtcggggcTTGGCCGGCAAGACAGGGCGTGA